One Spinacia oleracea cultivar Varoflay chromosome 4, BTI_SOV_V1, whole genome shotgun sequence DNA segment encodes these proteins:
- the LOC110800037 gene encoding uncharacterized protein gives MSSIRSRAWIVMAAVEGMKDQGYARWNYTIRSIHQHVKNNVRSYSQAKKISGSSSSAISQKIRDEKLKQSEESLRKVIYLSCWGPN, from the coding sequence ATGAGTTCGATACGAAGCAGAGCATGGATTGTGATGGCAGCAGTTGAAGGGATGAAAGATCAAGGTTATGCTAGATGGAATTACACTATAAGATCTATTCATCAACATGTTAAGAATAATGTTAGATCTTATTCTCAAGCTAAAAAGATTTCTGGGTCATCTTCTTCTGCAATTTCCCAGAAAATTAGGGATGAAAAATTGAAACAATCTGAAGAGTCTCTTAGGAAAGTCATCTACTTAAGTTGTTGGGGACCTAATTAA